A region from the Algoriphagus machipongonensis genome encodes:
- a CDS encoding polyprenyl synthetase family protein, with amino-acid sequence MKADLKQIQVPIASEMTEFELKFRGLMKSKVKLLDHIMNYIVKRKGKQMRPMFVFLTAGVCGEINESTHRGAALIELLHTATLVHDDVVDDANYRRGFFSVNALWKNKIAVLVGDYLLSRGLLLSVDNGDFKLLQIVSNAVKEMSEGELLQIAKARKLDITEEVYYQIIRQKTASLIASCCAVGASSVEGNIEVVSKMQEFGEKVGMAFQIKDDLFDYGEEEIGKPVGIDIKEKKMTLPLIFALNNTDWLEKRRIISLIRNKSDDKKAVNQVITFVKKSGGLEYAKEKMNMFFQEALAILNQFPDSQYKTSLEDLVSYTIERKK; translated from the coding sequence ATGAAAGCAGACCTCAAACAAATACAAGTCCCCATTGCATCAGAAATGACTGAGTTTGAACTCAAGTTTAGGGGCTTGATGAAAAGTAAGGTCAAACTTTTAGACCATATCATGAATTACATCGTGAAGCGCAAAGGCAAGCAAATGCGCCCGATGTTTGTTTTTTTGACTGCTGGAGTATGTGGTGAAATCAATGAGTCCACGCACAGAGGTGCTGCTTTGATTGAATTATTACATACAGCGACTCTCGTTCATGATGATGTGGTGGATGACGCCAACTACCGAAGAGGTTTCTTTTCTGTCAATGCACTTTGGAAAAACAAAATCGCTGTTTTGGTAGGTGACTACCTCTTATCCAGAGGTTTGCTGCTTTCTGTGGACAATGGAGATTTTAAATTACTTCAAATTGTATCCAACGCCGTAAAGGAAATGTCTGAAGGCGAACTTCTACAGATAGCGAAAGCTAGAAAATTGGATATTACAGAGGAAGTTTACTATCAAATCATTCGTCAAAAGACGGCTAGCCTAATTGCTTCTTGTTGTGCAGTGGGAGCTTCCAGCGTGGAAGGTAACATCGAGGTAGTAAGCAAAATGCAGGAGTTTGGCGAAAAAGTGGGTATGGCTTTTCAGATCAAAGATGATTTATTTGATTATGGAGAAGAAGAAATAGGCAAGCCTGTAGGAATAGACATCAAAGAGAAAAAGATGACTCTTCCTTTAATTTTTGCTCTAAACAATACCGATTGGCTTGAAAAAAGAAGAATTATCAGCCTGATCAGAAATAAATCAGATGATAAAAAGGCGGTGAACCAAGTAATTACTTTTGTGAAAAAGAGTGGTGGTTTAGAGTATGCAAAGGAAAAAATGAACATGTTCTTCCAAGAGGCTTTAGCCATACTAAACCAGTTCCCTGACTCGCAGTACAAAACCTCTCTAGAAGATTTAGTGAGCTATACCATTGAGAGAAAGAAATAA
- a CDS encoding low molecular weight protein-tyrosine-phosphatase, with protein sequence MIKVLFVCLGNICRSPLAEAIFDAKIKKAKLPSAFKSDSAGTSDFHIGELPDERTISIAKKYNLPIQHRGRQVNRTDFRDFDYILAMDDHNLRNLNNMKARCGFDEKEIFLIRDFVPGTKGQSVPDPYYGGEEGFEEIYTILDEALDHFLAQIKETHQLYV encoded by the coding sequence ATGATTAAAGTTTTATTTGTTTGTTTAGGTAATATTTGTCGGTCTCCTTTAGCCGAGGCAATTTTTGACGCAAAAATCAAAAAAGCAAAACTCCCTAGTGCTTTTAAATCCGACAGTGCTGGCACTTCTGATTTCCATATTGGAGAACTTCCGGACGAAAGAACAATATCCATTGCTAAAAAATACAATTTACCGATTCAGCATAGAGGCCGGCAGGTAAACAGAACTGATTTTAGGGATTTCGATTATATCCTAGCCATGGATGACCATAACCTCAGAAACCTCAACAACATGAAGGCTAGGTGTGGTTTTGATGAAAAAGAAATTTTCCTGATCAGAGACTTTGTACCAGGAACCAAAGGTCAATCAGTACCGGACCCCTATTACGGAGGTGAGGAAGGATTTGAGGAAATCTATACGATTCTTGATGAGGCATTAGATCATTTTCTAGCCCAAATCAAGGAGACTCACCAACTCTATGTATGA
- a CDS encoding DUF4199 domain-containing protein, with protein MKNITIEIKWAVIFAVTALAWMVLEKSLGWHDVHIDQHATLTNIFAVPAIVIYVLALLDKKKNYYKGEMTYLQGFLSGVIISVIVAVLSPFTQYITLTYITPQYFENIIEYSVTTGELTREQAEDWFNMQSYIVQSVIGALIMGVITSAIVAIFVKSKKQS; from the coding sequence ATGAAAAATATAACTATCGAAATTAAATGGGCTGTAATTTTTGCTGTCACCGCCCTGGCATGGATGGTTCTCGAGAAATCTCTTGGCTGGCATGATGTTCATATTGATCAGCATGCTACACTAACAAATATTTTCGCTGTTCCGGCGATCGTAATTTATGTTCTCGCATTGCTGGATAAGAAGAAGAACTACTACAAGGGAGAAATGACTTACCTACAAGGATTCTTGTCAGGCGTGATAATTTCTGTCATAGTTGCAGTTTTAAGTCCATTCACTCAATATATTACCCTGACGTACATTACTCCTCAATATTTTGAAAACATAATTGAATATTCAGTAACTACAGGAGAACTGACAAGAGAACAAGCCGAGGATTGGTTCAACATGCAAAGTTATATTGTCCAATCTGTCATAGGAGCCTTAATTATGGGGGTGATTACTTCTGCTATCGTGGCGATTTTTGTAAAATCCAAGAAGCAATCTTGA
- a CDS encoding aspartate kinase, with translation MSKTIVYKFGGASVKDADAMKNLLDILRNRLRKNMVIVVSAMGKTTNSLEEILRLKMEGEDFSSNYTILKEFHLSICHQLFPDSHRVFAVLDNLFTSMSKQLNAELSEDNYDEYYDSIIGFGELFSSTIVMEYLCENDLLVLWQDARELIKTNSDFRFAKIDWAKTRKNCQTKLKAKIENFPVVTQGFIGSDSQSRPTTLGREGSDFTAAILASCLKASSVTIWKDVPGVLNADPKKFSSYFLFEELDYKQAAEMTYYGASVIHPKTIMPLANARIPLFVKSFISPEDPGTKIHSTSSNSSISTYVLKEKQLLISFRVTDFTFIEEEQIHRVYEELKSLKLRVNMLQISAISISIVLDEQPFKLDRLLNRLKNDFEIRYNSNLELLTILHPEKSGMDSVMKDYEVFLEQQTRNTFQVVRRKNMLS, from the coding sequence ATGTCAAAAACAATTGTTTACAAATTTGGTGGAGCTTCTGTGAAAGATGCTGATGCAATGAAAAATTTGCTTGATATTCTCCGTAATCGATTGCGAAAAAATATGGTTATTGTTGTTTCGGCAATGGGGAAAACAACAAATTCATTGGAGGAGATTTTAAGATTGAAAATGGAGGGAGAAGATTTTTCTTCGAATTATACAATTTTAAAAGAGTTTCATTTGAGTATTTGTCATCAATTATTTCCTGATTCACATAGAGTTTTTGCAGTTCTGGATAATTTATTCACCAGTATGTCAAAGCAACTTAATGCTGAGCTTTCGGAAGATAATTATGATGAATACTATGACTCAATTATTGGGTTTGGAGAACTTTTTTCTTCCACGATAGTGATGGAATATTTATGTGAAAATGACTTGCTGGTTTTATGGCAAGATGCCAGAGAACTGATTAAAACCAACAGTGATTTTAGGTTCGCGAAAATTGATTGGGCTAAAACACGTAAGAATTGCCAAACTAAATTGAAAGCTAAAATTGAAAATTTCCCTGTTGTTACGCAGGGGTTTATAGGTTCAGATTCTCAATCACGACCGACAACCCTAGGCCGTGAAGGGTCAGATTTTACTGCAGCAATTTTAGCTAGCTGTTTAAAAGCATCTTCGGTTACTATTTGGAAAGATGTTCCTGGGGTGTTGAATGCTGATCCAAAGAAATTTTCATCTTACTTTTTATTTGAAGAGCTCGATTACAAACAAGCTGCAGAAATGACTTATTATGGAGCCTCAGTGATTCACCCAAAGACAATCATGCCTTTGGCGAATGCAAGGATTCCTTTATTTGTCAAATCCTTTATTAGCCCCGAAGATCCAGGGACAAAAATTCATTCTACAAGCAGTAACTCGAGCATCTCAACCTATGTGTTGAAGGAAAAACAGCTTTTGATCAGTTTTCGTGTTACCGATTTTACTTTTATTGAAGAGGAACAAATTCATCGTGTTTATGAAGAGCTTAAATCACTAAAACTGCGGGTGAATATGCTTCAGATTTCAGCGATCAGTATCTCAATTGTATTGGATGAACAGCCTTTTAAGCTGGATAGGCTACTAAATCGATTAAAGAATGATTTTGAAATAAGGTATAATTCCAATTTAGAGCTACTGACCATTTTACATCCAGAAAAGTCCGGGATGGATTCTGTTATGAAAGATTATGAAGTGTTTCTAGAGCAGCAAACGAGAAATACATTTCAAGTAGTTAGAAGAAAGAACATGTTGAGTTAG
- a CDS encoding glycerol-3-phosphate acyltransferase, whose protein sequence is MEEKYIKHKYEPIIPSKNEWPVVKLARERKDFVIKVSNLAEERILKLADNNPEILKEELETTLYREKLRIKQNPWVVDPDDESSFWGEVKASMLQINSATELTKEKKVQQYKEVLHRITSRYAEEIASNFNHSHYKFTRRVVTYGFSRLLNAARVKGFRSIFSNQYSLQDKIQITGETEQLRDLATKGTIVMVPTHFSNLDSILIGWIISVLGLPPFIYGAGLNLFNISIFAYFMNSLGAYKVDRRKKNLLYLETLKTYSKEAIQFGCHSLFFPGGTRSRSGMIESKLKLGLLSTAIEAQRANYQNGITDISGKIFVVPVTINYHFVLEAPSLIRDHLSITGQERYYKENDEFSNSYKISKFLLKFFTKGSDISVSVGKAMDVLGNYVDEHGDSLDKNGRKINTHDYFISDGKVTVDQQREEEYTHMLGGRIVEEFHKINRVFSSHLVAFTAFEMIKESNKKLDLFDLIRLPEEDIVIPYDEFKQNCKRVMDQVYLLKERGMINVAPHLQNDLDTIIKHGLENVGMYHAKRPLIKDQNGNIVTQDMSLLYFYHNRLTGYGLEKLF, encoded by the coding sequence TTGGAGGAAAAATATATAAAACATAAGTACGAGCCGATTATTCCGAGTAAGAATGAATGGCCTGTGGTAAAACTGGCAAGAGAAAGGAAAGACTTTGTGATAAAAGTTTCCAATCTCGCAGAAGAACGAATTTTAAAACTCGCCGATAATAATCCTGAAATTTTAAAAGAAGAGTTGGAGACGACTCTTTACCGAGAAAAGCTTCGAATTAAACAGAATCCTTGGGTCGTTGATCCGGATGATGAAAGTAGTTTTTGGGGTGAGGTGAAAGCTTCCATGCTTCAAATAAATTCTGCTACAGAGCTTACCAAAGAGAAAAAGGTGCAGCAATACAAAGAAGTTTTGCACCGCATCACTTCTCGTTATGCAGAGGAAATAGCAAGTAATTTTAACCATTCTCATTACAAGTTCACCAGAAGAGTAGTGACTTATGGATTTTCCAGGCTACTGAATGCTGCAAGGGTAAAGGGTTTTCGGTCGATTTTTAGTAATCAATATAGCCTACAAGATAAAATTCAGATCACAGGAGAAACTGAGCAGTTGCGGGATTTGGCTACAAAAGGAACTATTGTAATGGTTCCTACTCATTTCAGTAATTTGGATAGTATTCTGATCGGATGGATTATCTCTGTTCTTGGCCTTCCTCCTTTTATATATGGGGCGGGACTCAACTTGTTTAATATCTCCATCTTCGCATATTTTATGAATTCTTTGGGGGCTTATAAAGTGGATAGAAGGAAGAAAAACCTCTTGTATCTAGAGACTTTAAAAACCTATTCAAAGGAAGCGATCCAGTTTGGTTGCCACAGTTTGTTTTTCCCTGGCGGCACTCGATCTAGAAGTGGGATGATTGAATCTAAGTTGAAATTAGGTTTGTTAAGCACCGCTATTGAAGCGCAGAGAGCGAATTATCAAAATGGAATCACAGATATTTCAGGAAAGATTTTCGTAGTGCCTGTTACGATCAATTATCATTTTGTTCTGGAGGCTCCAAGTTTAATTAGAGATCACCTCAGCATCACAGGGCAAGAGAGATACTACAAAGAGAATGATGAATTCTCGAACTCATATAAAATCTCCAAGTTTCTTTTAAAGTTCTTTACCAAAGGTTCTGATATCTCAGTGTCAGTAGGTAAGGCCATGGATGTCCTAGGTAACTATGTAGATGAACATGGAGATAGTTTAGATAAGAATGGGAGGAAGATCAATACCCATGATTATTTTATTTCCGATGGGAAAGTGACTGTTGATCAGCAAAGGGAAGAGGAATATACTCATATGCTGGGAGGAAGGATTGTTGAGGAATTCCATAAAATAAATAGGGTCTTTAGTTCTCATTTAGTAGCATTTACAGCTTTTGAAATGATCAAAGAGTCTAATAAAAAATTGGATTTATTTGACTTAATCCGATTGCCTGAGGAAGATATTGTGATTCCTTACGATGAATTTAAACAGAATTGTAAACGGGTGATGGATCAAGTATACCTATTAAAAGAAAGAGGAATGATCAATGTGGCTCCTCACCTTCAAAATGATCTAGATACCATTATCAAACATGGTTTAGAAAATGTAGGTATGTATCATGCCAAACGTCCTTTGATCAAGGATCAAAATGGAAACATTGTAACTCAAGACATGAGCTTACTGTATTTTTATCATAATAGATTAACTGGATATGGTCTCGAAAAACTCTTCTGA
- a CDS encoding NAD(P)H-dependent glycerol-3-phosphate dehydrogenase: MVSKNSSETKDKWIGVIGVGSFGTAIANMLAEKSPVMVYARKEEVVHEINEKHSAQGKPLNPKIKGTYSPAEICENCDILFMMISSSGFQDVVKTFAPFLFPYHLIIHGTKGLCLNLNPGETLDSVQKIKRSQILTMSEVILQESVVVRVGCLAGPNLSKELVKGQPAATVIASKYNEVIIEGQSLLRSEKFQVYGNSDIIGVELSGVLKNIIAIASGALAGLQLGENAKGLLISRGMVEMVHLSNALGGSVKSVIGLAGIGDLVTTCNSVDSRNFTVGFRLAKGEKLNEILADMEEVAEGINTIRVIKAFLETADLRAPITEYLYRVLFEDFDIKEALQFLMKYPFNVDIDFV; encoded by the coding sequence ATGGTCTCGAAAAACTCTTCTGAGACAAAAGATAAATGGATAGGCGTGATCGGGGTAGGAAGCTTCGGTACTGCGATTGCCAACATGCTGGCTGAAAAGAGTCCGGTGATGGTGTATGCCCGTAAGGAAGAAGTGGTTCATGAGATCAATGAAAAACATTCTGCTCAAGGGAAACCTTTAAACCCTAAGATTAAAGGAACTTATAGTCCGGCTGAAATCTGCGAAAATTGCGACATTCTTTTCATGATGATCTCTTCATCGGGATTTCAGGATGTGGTGAAAACATTTGCACCTTTTTTATTCCCCTACCATCTGATTATTCACGGGACCAAAGGATTGTGTTTGAATTTAAATCCAGGAGAGACACTCGATTCGGTTCAAAAGATTAAGAGATCTCAAATACTGACGATGAGTGAAGTGATCCTTCAGGAATCAGTTGTGGTAAGAGTAGGATGTCTTGCTGGGCCCAACCTTTCCAAAGAGCTGGTCAAAGGGCAACCTGCTGCTACTGTAATCGCCAGTAAGTACAACGAAGTGATTATTGAAGGCCAAAGTCTATTGAGGTCAGAGAAATTTCAAGTATATGGAAATTCCGATATCATTGGGGTGGAGTTAAGTGGGGTTTTGAAAAATATTATTGCAATTGCTTCAGGAGCATTAGCTGGACTTCAGTTAGGTGAAAATGCCAAAGGTCTTCTTATTTCCAGAGGAATGGTCGAGATGGTGCATTTGAGTAATGCCTTGGGAGGTAGTGTCAAATCCGTCATTGGCTTGGCAGGGATTGGTGATTTAGTAACTACTTGTAATTCTGTTGATTCCCGGAATTTTACCGTTGGATTTCGATTGGCAAAAGGAGAAAAATTAAACGAAATCTTAGCAGATATGGAAGAGGTGGCTGAAGGAATCAATACCATTCGAGTCATTAAAGCATTTTTAGAGACTGCTGATTTGAGAGCGCCAATTACTGAATATTTGTACAGGGTTTTATTTGAGGATTTTGATATAAAAGAAGCTCTTCAATTCTTGATGAAATACCCATTCAATGTAGATATTGACTTTGTGTAA
- a CDS encoding PQQ-dependent sugar dehydrogenase, protein MTYHKRLLQISFLAITACSMYACSQKEEASTTIPEQEIDDTYSVSTEKMTIVVDTLHTGLENPWGMTWLADGTLLVTEKKGEILIFREDEFTGEKIQGLPEVRTIGQGGLLDIQAHPNYGENGWLYISYAKKVTEEEGTTTIMRFRLDGNNAVDQEELIMSQPAWKGGNHFGSRIVFDNDGYLYYSSGDRFDTPGNAQDLTNSHGKIHRIHDDGRIPTDNPFVDTPGAVASIWAYGNRNPQGLYFDKANNRLWESEHGPKGGDELNLIEKGNNYGWPEISYGINYDGTVLTEFTEKEGMEQPATYYVPSIATAGITMVTSDRYPAWKGDILIGALAKTHINRVDMEGTEALSQEIMLQDIGRVRQVKESPDGYLYAITEGTGLLVKILPVK, encoded by the coding sequence ATGACTTATCACAAAAGACTCTTACAAATTTCCTTTTTGGCAATTACTGCATGTTCAATGTATGCTTGTAGCCAAAAAGAGGAAGCATCCACAACAATCCCGGAACAGGAAATAGACGACACCTATTCCGTTTCAACTGAAAAAATGACCATTGTTGTAGACACGCTTCATACCGGCCTTGAAAACCCTTGGGGGATGACTTGGCTTGCCGATGGAACTTTACTAGTAACTGAAAAGAAAGGAGAGATTCTCATTTTCAGAGAGGATGAGTTTACAGGAGAAAAAATCCAAGGTCTACCAGAAGTTCGTACCATTGGACAAGGCGGATTATTGGATATTCAAGCACATCCCAACTATGGTGAAAATGGATGGCTCTATATAAGCTACGCCAAAAAGGTCACGGAAGAAGAGGGCACCACCACTATCATGCGTTTCCGATTAGACGGAAATAATGCGGTGGACCAAGAAGAATTGATTATGTCCCAACCAGCTTGGAAAGGCGGTAATCACTTCGGGAGTCGTATCGTTTTTGACAATGACGGGTATTTATACTATTCCAGTGGAGATAGATTTGACACACCTGGAAATGCCCAGGATTTAACCAACTCCCATGGTAAAATCCACAGAATTCATGACGATGGAAGAATTCCTACCGATAATCCATTTGTAGATACCCCAGGAGCAGTTGCTTCTATTTGGGCATATGGAAACAGAAATCCTCAGGGATTATATTTTGATAAAGCCAACAATCGCTTGTGGGAATCAGAGCATGGACCTAAAGGTGGAGACGAGCTTAATCTTATTGAAAAAGGAAATAACTACGGCTGGCCAGAGATCTCCTACGGAATCAACTATGATGGAACTGTTTTAACTGAATTCACAGAAAAAGAAGGAATGGAGCAACCAGCAACCTATTATGTGCCATCTATTGCTACGGCAGGTATTACCATGGTTACTTCTGATAGATACCCAGCATGGAAAGGCGACATTCTGATAGGAGCTCTAGCTAAAACTCATATCAATAGAGTTGATATGGAGGGAACAGAAGCACTTTCACAAGAAATCATGCTTCAAGACATTGGTCGAGTAAGACAAGTGAAAGAAAGCCCTGACGGCTACCTTTACGCTATCACAGAAGGAACAGGATTATTAGTGAAAATCCTCCCTGTTAAGTAA
- a CDS encoding fructosamine kinase family protein, which translates to MYDLNEIYERVLYQSLGPKAQLKSASIVAAGNHNQGIRLDSTEGTYFLKLNFDHEKDILAKESQGLDYLRKNTFIHVPETFGHGRIGDYNYLLSEFVSSGRFQLDYWETLGYGLADLHLKTQAEFGLNEDNFIASLEQKNLHASNWTDFYIQQRLEPLLGKAYFDRLIPLDFLKKFQSIYQVIENILPKEKPALLHGDLWSGNVLCNSEGQPCLIDPAVYFGHREMDIAFSRLFGGFDNRFYESYESVIPLEPEFESRMGIYNLYPLLVHLNLFGTGYLPGIERIIHRYIR; encoded by the coding sequence ATGTATGATCTGAATGAAATCTACGAACGAGTACTATATCAGAGCCTAGGCCCCAAGGCTCAACTAAAATCCGCATCTATTGTGGCTGCTGGAAACCATAATCAAGGCATCCGATTAGATTCCACAGAAGGCACTTACTTTCTCAAATTAAACTTTGACCATGAAAAAGATATATTGGCCAAAGAATCCCAAGGACTCGATTACCTGCGAAAAAACACTTTTATTCACGTACCCGAGACGTTTGGACATGGGCGAATTGGAGACTATAATTACCTTCTTTCAGAATTTGTATCCTCGGGGAGATTTCAACTGGATTACTGGGAAACTTTAGGATACGGACTAGCGGATTTACATCTCAAAACGCAGGCAGAATTCGGTTTAAATGAAGATAATTTCATCGCTTCTCTAGAGCAAAAAAACCTTCACGCCAGTAACTGGACAGACTTTTATATTCAACAGAGGCTAGAACCACTATTAGGAAAGGCCTATTTTGACCGATTGATTCCTCTTGACTTTTTAAAGAAATTCCAATCCATTTATCAGGTTATAGAAAACATCCTCCCAAAGGAAAAACCAGCCTTACTTCACGGGGATTTGTGGTCAGGCAATGTGCTATGTAATTCAGAAGGACAACCCTGCTTAATCGATCCGGCAGTCTATTTTGGGCATAGAGAAATGGATATTGCTTTTAGTCGACTTTTTGGAGGTTTTGATAATAGGTTTTACGAGTCCTATGAATCTGTCATCCCACTAGAACCTGAATTCGAAAGTAGAATGGGGATATACAATCTCTACCCCCTTCTTGTCCACCTTAATTTATTCGGAACCGGCTATTTACCTGGAATTGAAAGGATCATTCATCGGTATATTCGATAG
- the fbp gene encoding class 1 fructose-bisphosphatase: MKISTYQPDQSGLAYSVGTTLDRFIKSKQSDFPFASGELSQLLRDIALASKIVNRETNRAGLSNIGGAFGQTNIQGEEQQKLDIIANIRFIRALSKGGEVCAIVSEEEDAVIDLQNKSGKYVVAIDPLDGSSNIDVNISIGTIFSIYRRKTQVGSPIQKEDIMQPGTEQVASGYVLYGSSTMLVYTTGFGVNGFTYEQSLGEFFLSHPCIKSPEDGQIYSINEGTQDEWELGIKDYIDTCKSRKYSARYIGSLVADFHRNLLKGGIYLYPATQKNPNGKLRLLYEANAMAFIAEQAGAVATDGNRRILEIKPESLHQRTPLFIGSKKMVEEAMTLASVSIKSQ; encoded by the coding sequence ATGAAAATCTCAACTTACCAACCAGATCAAAGTGGTCTTGCTTATTCTGTCGGCACTACCCTAGACCGATTTATCAAGTCCAAGCAAAGTGACTTCCCTTTTGCTTCAGGAGAACTTTCCCAATTGCTAAGAGACATTGCATTGGCCTCAAAGATAGTCAATAGAGAAACCAACAGAGCCGGCTTATCTAACATTGGAGGAGCATTCGGCCAAACCAATATTCAAGGAGAAGAACAGCAGAAACTTGACATCATTGCTAATATTAGATTTATAAGAGCTTTGAGTAAAGGGGGCGAAGTCTGTGCCATAGTTTCTGAAGAAGAAGATGCAGTGATAGATCTTCAAAATAAATCAGGAAAATACGTGGTAGCCATCGATCCCTTGGATGGTAGTTCGAATATAGATGTGAATATCAGTATAGGAACCATCTTCTCTATTTATAGAAGAAAAACCCAGGTGGGCAGCCCTATCCAAAAAGAAGACATTATGCAACCAGGCACTGAGCAGGTGGCCTCGGGATATGTATTGTACGGCTCATCCACGATGCTTGTCTATACCACAGGTTTTGGGGTCAATGGTTTTACTTATGAGCAATCCCTAGGAGAATTTTTCTTGTCCCATCCATGTATAAAATCCCCTGAAGATGGGCAGATTTATTCGATCAATGAAGGTACTCAGGACGAATGGGAGCTTGGGATAAAGGATTACATTGATACCTGCAAATCAAGAAAATATTCCGCTCGATATATAGGGAGTCTGGTTGCTGACTTTCATAGAAATCTCCTAAAAGGAGGAATTTATCTTTATCCAGCTACACAAAAGAATCCAAATGGAAAGCTTCGTCTACTATACGAAGCTAATGCTATGGCTTTTATCGCGGAACAAGCAGGTGCAGTAGCTACCGATGGGAACCGAAGGATTTTAGAAATTAAACCAGAATCCTTACACCAAAGAACTCCACTATTTATTGGATCCAAAAAGATGGTTGAAGAGGCAATGACCCTTGCATCTGTTTCCATAAAAAGTCAATGA
- a CDS encoding Gfo/Idh/MocA family protein, translated as MKTRRNFLQKASLSALALHLSPFTPISAMSKEFLNTQNDDTPLRVAIMGLGSYGTRVAKAMKDCKRAKLVGVISGTPSKIEAWQKEYNIPAKNCYNYENYHQIKDNPDIDAVYVITPNGLHKEHALGAAKAGKHVISEKPMATNAAEAKEMVDGCKAAGVKLLVGYRMHFEPKTQAVINMRKDGEFGKVLFFQGLSGFVIGDPSQWRLNYELSGGGAMMDIGIYSINGARYMIGEEPIWVTAQETKNNPDKFKEGVDETIQFQLGFPGGAVASCLSTYSMNNLDKFFLNGTKGFAEMQPSTGYGPIEGRTNKGPLTQPHVTHQTLQMDAMADIILDGKEPLVPVDGEEGLRDMVIIDAIYKAVKTGGKVSLI; from the coding sequence ATGAAAACCAGAAGAAACTTTCTTCAGAAAGCCAGTCTTTCTGCATTGGCACTTCATCTTTCACCTTTTACACCTATTTCAGCTATGTCCAAAGAGTTTTTAAATACCCAAAATGATGATACCCCATTAAGAGTTGCAATAATGGGACTCGGGAGTTATGGTACGCGAGTTGCCAAAGCTATGAAGGATTGCAAAAGGGCTAAACTAGTGGGAGTTATCAGTGGGACGCCCTCCAAAATAGAGGCCTGGCAAAAGGAATATAATATTCCCGCTAAGAACTGTTATAATTATGAAAACTATCATCAGATAAAGGATAATCCAGATATAGACGCAGTTTATGTGATTACTCCAAATGGACTTCATAAGGAACATGCGTTAGGAGCTGCCAAAGCTGGAAAACATGTGATCAGTGAAAAGCCCATGGCAACCAATGCAGCGGAAGCAAAAGAAATGGTAGACGGTTGTAAGGCTGCTGGTGTTAAGCTATTGGTAGGATATAGGATGCATTTTGAGCCAAAAACCCAAGCTGTAATCAATATGCGGAAAGATGGAGAGTTTGGTAAAGTTTTGTTTTTTCAAGGTTTGAGTGGGTTTGTAATTGGAGACCCTAGTCAATGGAGATTGAACTATGAGCTTTCCGGGGGAGGAGCAATGATGGATATCGGTATTTATTCTATTAATGGTGCTCGATATATGATTGGGGAGGAACCGATTTGGGTGACGGCTCAAGAGACGAAAAACAATCCTGATAAATTTAAAGAAGGTGTAGATGAAACGATACAGTTTCAGCTTGGATTTCCTGGAGGAGCAGTGGCTTCTTGCCTTTCTACCTACAGCATGAATAATCTGGATAAGTTCTTCCTAAACGGAACAAAAGGCTTTGCCGAAATGCAGCCTTCTACTGGCTATGGGCCTATTGAAGGGAGAACGAATAAAGGACCCTTGACTCAGCCTCATGTGACCCATCAAACACTTCAAATGGACGCTATGGCAGATATTATTTTGGATGGTAAGGAGCCTTTAGTACCTGTAGATGGTGAGGAAGGTCTTCGCGATATGGTGATCATCGACGCGATTTATAAAGCAGTGAAAACTGGAGGAAAAGTGAGTTTGATCTAA